Proteins encoded together in one bacterium window:
- a CDS encoding DUF192 domain-containing protein: MKKTVYLLGIFLAFFMISASGCEKMQQASGDEQEAQADSLAQEQGGDMPAATEVVLATIVVNGKEFSVEIAKTDEEKAKGLSGRESLPENSGMWFVFERPVQERFWMQGMEMPLDMVFVDENMKVVHVVENAVPGSTELISSPAPFMYVLELNAGAAANNSIKAGDVVEKRVGSQ, translated from the coding sequence ATGAAAAAGACAGTATACTTGCTGGGCATATTCCTCGCTTTCTTCATGATCTCCGCATCAGGTTGCGAGAAGATGCAGCAGGCGAGCGGGGACGAGCAGGAAGCGCAGGCGGATTCTCTTGCGCAGGAACAGGGGGGCGATATGCCGGCTGCGACTGAGGTGGTCCTGGCGACGATCGTGGTAAACGGCAAGGAATTCTCCGTCGAGATCGCGAAGACCGACGAGGAGAAGGCCAAGGGACTCTCAGGACGCGAGTCGTTGCCGGAGAACTCGGGCATGTGGTTCGTCTTCGAGAGACCTGTGCAGGAGCGCTTCTGGATGCAGGGCATGGAGATGCCGCTGGACATGGTCTTCGTGGACGAGAATATGAAGGTGGTCCACGTGGTGGAGAATGCTGTGCCGGGCTCCACTGAGCTGATATCCTCTCCTGCTCCCTTCATGTACGTGCTGGAGCTAAACGCCGGAGCCGCTGCCAATAACAGCATCAAGGCGGGCGATGTCGTCGAAAAGCGAGTGGGTTCTCAGTAG
- a CDS encoding FAD-binding protein yields the protein MAEKGLNIVVIGAGVAGMSAALKAFDLGASVTIIAQDMPYRSGSTCVRDGFSAAVGLASGDSPEQHAEDTLRCGEFLASRSAVRRMCEQAPDIAELLLRLGLVFDRTTEGLPSLSRAAGSTFARTLSSGRSIGQRLVSVLSGRILRACSSGRLTAYYGWEFLSLIQDESGRARGVIAQELRNMEIKAFAADAVILCTGGYPAIFGRHCRSAANDGAAIVSCMEQGAAIANPEFVQVTPLAMSVSSRARSVPDSVLSSGGAVWIERDGKPWHFLKEWHGASGGAVPDDLVLNSLVRACKEAGARTNAARLDLTHLNPETIGLKMPFLLDACDAAGLDPSSETMDIAPAVRNSLGGLWAKLDHSTSIEGLFAAGSAVCLYHGACAMSGNDLLASVHGGMVAAESAVSSACQKGAGAAELSASLVSHAKERETDLVSRISAKQGTENAYSIASELSSTLFEKALIEKDNEQLARAAGKIAELSEKLARAQLIDRSEWSNSELSFHRRLAKRLVLADIYVAASIAREESRGGHRKAAIPKKDDKKWFVTTRAFMKSGKMALDLSERVNGEPGDRGY from the coding sequence ATGGCTGAAAAGGGGCTCAACATAGTCGTCATCGGCGCCGGCGTCGCAGGGATGTCGGCGGCCCTCAAGGCGTTCGATCTCGGCGCGTCTGTGACCATCATCGCGCAGGATATGCCCTACAGGTCAGGCTCGACGTGCGTTCGCGACGGTTTCTCGGCCGCGGTGGGTCTCGCTTCAGGCGATTCTCCGGAGCAGCACGCAGAGGACACCTTGAGGTGCGGCGAATTTCTGGCGAGCCGCTCCGCCGTGCGCAGGATGTGCGAGCAGGCGCCCGACATCGCGGAGTTGCTCCTCAGGCTTGGTCTTGTCTTCGACCGCACGACAGAGGGGCTCCCCAGCTTGTCGAGGGCGGCGGGTTCGACCTTCGCGCGCACGCTGTCTTCGGGCAGATCCATCGGCCAGAGGCTCGTCTCGGTCCTGTCGGGTCGTATCCTGCGCGCCTGCTCATCCGGCAGGCTCACTGCTTACTATGGATGGGAATTCCTTTCGCTGATACAGGATGAATCGGGCCGTGCGAGAGGTGTGATCGCGCAGGAGCTGCGCAACATGGAGATCAAGGCGTTCGCTGCCGACGCGGTCATACTGTGCACCGGGGGGTATCCCGCTATCTTCGGTAGACACTGCCGTTCCGCTGCGAACGACGGCGCAGCCATCGTCTCGTGCATGGAACAGGGCGCCGCTATAGCAAATCCTGAGTTCGTGCAGGTGACGCCCCTTGCCATGTCCGTCTCGAGCCGGGCGAGGTCGGTCCCTGATTCGGTGCTCTCCTCAGGCGGCGCCGTGTGGATAGAGCGCGACGGAAAACCATGGCACTTCCTCAAGGAATGGCACGGGGCCAGCGGCGGCGCAGTCCCGGACGATCTGGTCTTGAACTCGCTCGTCAGGGCGTGCAAGGAGGCCGGCGCGCGCACGAATGCGGCGCGTTTGGATCTGACGCACCTCAATCCTGAGACGATCGGTCTTAAGATGCCGTTTCTGCTCGACGCGTGTGATGCGGCAGGGCTCGATCCTTCCAGCGAGACGATGGATATCGCCCCTGCGGTGCGAAACAGCCTTGGCGGGCTCTGGGCGAAACTCGACCACTCGACCTCGATCGAGGGACTCTTCGCCGCGGGAAGCGCTGTCTGCCTTTACCACGGCGCATGCGCCATGTCCGGCAACGATCTCCTCGCATCGGTTCACGGCGGAATGGTCGCGGCGGAGAGCGCGGTGAGCTCCGCCTGCCAGAAGGGCGCGGGCGCCGCAGAGCTGTCGGCATCTCTTGTTTCCCATGCGAAGGAGCGCGAAACCGATCTCGTTTCAAGGATATCGGCAAAGCAGGGAACGGAGAACGCGTACTCGATCGCGTCCGAGCTCTCCTCCACGCTCTTCGAGAAGGCGCTCATCGAGAAGGATAACGAGCAGCTGGCGCGCGCGGCGGGCAAGATCGCAGAGCTCTCCGAAAAGCTCGCTCGCGCGCAGCTCATAGACCGCTCCGAGTGGTCGAACTCCGAACTCTCCTTCCACAGGCGATTGGCGAAGAGGCTCGTCCTCGCAGATATCTACGTAGCCGCCTCGATCGCCCGCGAGGAGAGCAGGGGAGGACATCGGAAGGCGGCTATTCCGAAGAAAGACGACAAAAAGTGGTTCGTCACCACGAGGGCTTTCATGAAGAGCGGCAAAATGGCGCTGGACCTTTCAGAGCGCGTTAACGGCGAGCCCGGCGACAGGGGATACTAG
- a CDS encoding 2Fe-2S iron-sulfur cluster-binding protein, whose amino-acid sequence MASLLLKIKRQDDPMDLPHWEIFEVALAPGVSLVDALRRIQMQPVTNEGIPTTPVLWDCSCEEGLCGACTVLVNGKARQACGVMLDEFDGPVTIEPLTKYPVVRDLIVDRSSMMDALSRNLCWTDVDDLAPRGDRVKMTKDESDASCFLDCVMCGACSEACPQVNSRSAFAGAFVFSSLLPVIRNRTGKEGAPSRLSALAGRGGVADCAGAENCERACPRGIPLVKASAILSWDVAKSSLARFFRG is encoded by the coding sequence ATGGCCAGCCTCTTGCTGAAGATAAAGCGGCAGGACGATCCGATGGATCTGCCTCACTGGGAGATCTTCGAGGTCGCGCTTGCGCCCGGCGTGTCGCTCGTCGACGCGTTGAGGCGGATCCAGATGCAGCCCGTGACAAACGAGGGCATCCCGACCACGCCGGTCCTGTGGGATTGTTCCTGCGAAGAGGGACTCTGCGGCGCCTGCACCGTGCTGGTCAACGGTAAGGCGCGCCAGGCGTGCGGGGTGATGCTTGATGAGTTCGACGGTCCGGTGACGATCGAGCCGCTTACCAAGTATCCGGTGGTCCGGGATCTCATCGTCGATCGCAGCTCCATGATGGATGCTCTTTCGCGCAACCTGTGCTGGACCGATGTCGACGATCTCGCCCCCAGAGGCGATCGGGTGAAGATGACGAAGGATGAATCCGACGCATCCTGTTTTCTGGATTGCGTCATGTGTGGGGCGTGCAGCGAGGCCTGCCCGCAGGTCAATTCCAGGTCCGCGTTCGCGGGGGCGTTCGTCTTCAGCAGTCTCTTGCCCGTGATCCGCAACAGGACCGGGAAAGAGGGCGCCCCCTCTCGCCTCTCCGCCCTTGCCGGCAGGGGCGGGGTGGCCGACTGCGCCGGGGCGGAAAATTGCGAGAGGGCTTGCCCACGGGGCATTCCTCTGGTAAAGGCTTCGGCTATCCTCTCCTGGGACGTGGCGAAGAGTTCGCTCGCCCGATTCTTCAGGGGATGA
- a CDS encoding SpoIID/LytB domain-containing protein has translation MKKLALIPLFLAIVSAPFDAQALPPPDIRVLIFEGRSTAITGIDTPIQISFGAAPKSLERKSGSTIMISAGPKGLLFHGDPIGSQALLSNRTRRYETEGKVLRGEIKVLWKGDSKLVVINNLPLEEYLVGLLGSEMYPGWPIEAYKAQAIAARTYALHHADAAGGASGRDYDVTATVLSQVYEGVNREADEAKRAVDATAGLVLMRDGAIFPAYYHSCCGGLTEHAHNVWENGWGPPQVKDRFCERSPKRSWTASIPASEFLETLEKNGIAIEGVRSVSIRSEMDSPRVDQLIVEHAGGVEAIRATDLRSMFGFARIKSTWFDAKLARGSVVFNGRGYGHGVGMCQWGAKGMADQGATYEQILKFYYADAQIMKSY, from the coding sequence ATGAAGAAGCTCGCACTGATCCCCCTCTTTCTGGCTATCGTGTCCGCGCCCTTCGATGCGCAGGCGCTCCCACCGCCCGACATACGCGTCCTCATATTCGAGGGCCGAAGCACCGCAATAACGGGGATCGATACGCCGATACAGATATCGTTCGGCGCCGCGCCCAAATCACTGGAGCGCAAGTCAGGATCGACAATCATGATCTCGGCCGGACCCAAAGGCCTCCTCTTCCACGGGGACCCGATCGGATCCCAGGCCTTGCTCTCGAACAGGACGAGGCGCTACGAGACAGAGGGAAAGGTGTTGAGAGGCGAGATCAAAGTCCTGTGGAAAGGCGATTCCAAGCTCGTCGTCATAAACAATCTCCCGCTCGAAGAATACCTCGTGGGGCTCCTGGGCAGCGAGATGTACCCCGGATGGCCCATCGAGGCGTACAAGGCGCAGGCGATCGCGGCGCGCACCTACGCGCTCCATCATGCGGATGCGGCGGGCGGCGCTTCGGGCCGCGATTACGACGTCACCGCCACCGTGCTCTCCCAGGTCTACGAAGGCGTGAACAGGGAGGCGGACGAGGCGAAGAGAGCCGTGGATGCGACTGCGGGCCTCGTGCTCATGCGCGACGGCGCCATTTTCCCCGCTTACTACCACAGCTGCTGCGGGGGGCTCACCGAGCACGCGCACAATGTCTGGGAGAATGGATGGGGACCGCCTCAGGTCAAAGACAGGTTCTGCGAGCGCTCGCCGAAGAGGAGTTGGACCGCCTCGATCCCGGCCTCTGAATTCCTGGAGACACTCGAGAAAAACGGGATCGCCATCGAAGGCGTCAGGTCGGTATCGATCAGGTCTGAGATGGATTCGCCCAGGGTCGATCAGCTCATAGTCGAGCATGCGGGCGGCGTCGAGGCGATAAGGGCCACGGACTTGAGGTCCATGTTCGGGTTCGCCAGGATAAAGAGCACATGGTTCGACGCAAAGCTTGCGCGCGGCTCAGTGGTGTTCAACGGTCGAGGCTATGGGCACGGCGTAGGCATGTGCCAATGGGGTGCGAAAGGAATGGCGGACCAGGGCGCCACATACGAACAGATACTGAAGTTCTATTATGCGGACGCGCAGATCATGAAGTCCTACTGA
- a CDS encoding phosphoenolpyruvate carboxykinase (ATP): LKIDPGEFGIRSGTFVGISYEKKINLIIGSGYGGEIKKSIFSVMNGLLPGEGVFPMHCSANMGKSGDVALFFGLSGTGKTTLSADPERRLIGDDEHGWSERGVFNFEGGCYAKVIRLSKEAEPQIYNAIRSGSLLENVIIDPKTLIPDYASDQITENTRATYPVEHIPGCVIPGMGGHPKNIIFLTCDAFGVLPPIAKLTPEMAMYHFLSGYTAKLAGTEVGVDKPEATFSTCFGAPFMPLDPSVYAMMLGERISQHGTRCWLVNSGWSGGPYGEGRRMKISITRALLAAALDGRLYDSEFVPDPVFKVLVPKSCSGVPSEVLSPRDTWRDKTAYDGTARHLAGLFAKNFAQYAESAGLAIEEAGPTA; the protein is encoded by the coding sequence CGAGATAAAGAAGAGCATCTTCTCGGTGATGAACGGACTTTTGCCCGGGGAAGGCGTTTTTCCGATGCACTGTTCGGCCAATATGGGGAAGTCGGGCGACGTGGCGCTCTTCTTCGGGCTCTCCGGGACCGGCAAGACGACGCTCTCCGCCGATCCGGAACGGAGGCTGATCGGCGACGATGAACATGGCTGGAGCGAGAGGGGGGTCTTCAACTTCGAGGGGGGCTGCTACGCGAAGGTGATCAGGCTCTCCAAAGAGGCGGAGCCGCAGATATACAACGCGATCAGATCCGGGTCGCTCCTCGAGAACGTGATCATAGATCCCAAGACGCTCATCCCCGACTACGCCTCCGATCAGATCACCGAGAACACGCGTGCGACGTATCCGGTGGAGCACATCCCGGGTTGCGTGATCCCCGGCATGGGCGGCCACCCCAAAAACATCATATTCCTCACCTGCGACGCGTTCGGCGTGCTGCCTCCCATCGCAAAGCTCACCCCGGAGATGGCGATGTACCACTTCCTCTCCGGCTACACCGCGAAGCTCGCCGGCACCGAGGTCGGGGTCGACAAGCCGGAGGCCACCTTCTCCACCTGTTTCGGCGCGCCCTTCATGCCGCTCGACCCCTCGGTATATGCGATGATGCTGGGTGAGAGGATCTCGCAGCATGGCACTCGCTGCTGGCTCGTGAACAGCGGATGGAGCGGCGGACCTTACGGCGAGGGGCGCAGGATGAAGATCTCGATCACGCGCGCATTGCTCGCCGCGGCCCTCGACGGAAGGCTCTACGATTCCGAATTCGTTCCTGATCCGGTCTTCAAAGTCCTGGTGCCGAAGTCATGCTCGGGTGTTCCCTCTGAGGTTCTTTCGCCCAGGGACACCTGGCGCGACAAGACGGCCTACGACGGCACTGCCCGGCATCTGGCGGGCCTCTTTGCGAAGAACTTTGCGCAATATGCGGAGAGCGCCGGTCTGGCCATAGAGGAAGCGGGTCCCACGGCCTAG